In one Mesorhizobium australicum genomic region, the following are encoded:
- a CDS encoding serine hydrolase domain-containing protein, producing the protein MNRADYIASLFTGAPQHENFGRLREFIPAAEMSASLEPYDFPDGAPIPLPSTYVYLGERRSTEDLLAETDTMALLVLENGAVRFERYAAFGGRGTRWVSMSVAKSFISAALGIAVAEGAIRSIEEPVTAYVPSLAGSAYDGVRIKDILQMSSGAGWEEDYSDPNSDINRFARVSAEGGAMADFVPTLKRATEPGSVCHYNSMDTQVLGMLLKAATGRPIADYMQEKLWHPLGMEASGHWLLDDTGMEMAYACLNATARDYAKIGELYRLGGAWQGRQVVPAAWVEASVTPDAPHLAPGVVDPLFGYGYQWWVIDGSEGEYAAIGVYNQFVYVNPARRLTIVKLSASRLYGTTNDETSYREHETIALFRAIGEIAS; encoded by the coding sequence ATGAATCGCGCCGACTATATCGCCAGCCTGTTCACCGGCGCGCCGCAGCACGAGAATTTCGGGCGGCTACGTGAATTCATCCCGGCTGCGGAGATGAGCGCGTCGCTGGAGCCGTACGATTTCCCCGACGGCGCTCCGATCCCTCTGCCGTCGACCTATGTCTACCTTGGCGAACGGCGTTCCACGGAGGACTTGCTCGCCGAGACGGACACGATGGCACTGCTGGTGCTCGAGAATGGTGCCGTGCGCTTCGAGCGCTATGCGGCATTCGGCGGGCGCGGGACGCGCTGGGTGTCGATGTCGGTGGCCAAGAGCTTCATATCGGCCGCACTCGGCATCGCCGTTGCCGAGGGCGCGATCCGCTCGATTGAGGAGCCTGTCACGGCGTATGTCCCGTCCCTCGCAGGCTCGGCCTATGACGGGGTGCGGATCAAGGACATCCTGCAGATGTCGTCAGGTGCCGGCTGGGAGGAGGACTACTCCGACCCCAATTCCGACATCAACCGCTTCGCGAGAGTATCGGCCGAAGGCGGTGCGATGGCCGACTTCGTGCCGACGCTCAAGCGGGCGACGGAGCCGGGGAGTGTCTGCCACTACAACAGCATGGACACGCAGGTGCTCGGCATGCTGCTGAAGGCCGCAACGGGGCGGCCGATCGCCGACTACATGCAGGAGAAGCTGTGGCACCCGCTCGGCATGGAGGCGTCGGGTCACTGGCTGCTCGACGACACCGGCATGGAGATGGCCTATGCCTGCCTCAACGCCACCGCGCGCGACTATGCCAAGATCGGCGAGCTCTACCGCCTGGGCGGTGCGTGGCAGGGACGGCAGGTCGTGCCCGCCGCATGGGTCGAGGCGTCGGTGACACCCGACGCGCCGCATCTCGCGCCCGGCGTCGTCGATCCGCTGTTTGGCTATGGCTACCAGTGGTGGGTGATCGACGGCAGCGAAGGAGAATATGCCGCCATCGGTGTCTACAATCAGTTCGTCTACGTCAATCCGGCGCGGCGGCTGACCATCGTCAAGCTCTCGGCGAGCCGCCTCTACGGCACGACGAACGACGAGACGTCCTATCGCGAGCACGAGACGATCGCGCTGTTCAGGGCGATCGGCGAGATCGCCAGCTGA
- the tesB gene encoding acyl-CoA thioesterase II, with the protein MTADPQSIQSILELEQLEHNLFRGRSPDTSWQRVFGGQVIAQALVAAQRCVEKERYVHSLHCYFMLPGDPSIPIIYQVERLRDGSSFATRRVTAIQHGQAIFSFEASFQLDEAGLDFQMPTPPDVPDPDQLLSQREIIERFGDRIPSGIARFWRRERPIELRPVDLEHYTSREKLDPRQNIWVRVKEEVADDRRVQAAVLAYLSDMTLLDTSTFAHGRILADPDIQAASLDHAMWFHRPDRLDDWLLYTQDSPSTSGSRGFTRGALYSRDGTLVASVAQEGLIRLRTKQKQ; encoded by the coding sequence ATGACGGCCGACCCGCAGTCGATACAATCCATTCTCGAACTCGAGCAGCTGGAACACAATCTGTTTCGTGGTCGCAGCCCCGACACGTCCTGGCAACGCGTGTTCGGCGGCCAGGTGATCGCACAGGCCCTGGTCGCAGCGCAGCGCTGCGTCGAGAAGGAGCGCTACGTGCACTCCCTGCATTGCTATTTCATGCTGCCGGGCGATCCGTCGATCCCCATCATCTACCAGGTCGAGCGGCTGCGCGATGGCAGTTCCTTTGCCACCCGCCGCGTAACTGCTATCCAGCACGGTCAGGCGATCTTCTCGTTCGAAGCTTCCTTCCAGCTCGACGAGGCAGGGCTGGATTTTCAGATGCCGACGCCGCCCGACGTGCCGGACCCCGACCAGTTGCTCAGTCAGCGCGAGATCATCGAGCGGTTCGGCGATCGGATACCGAGCGGCATCGCGCGTTTCTGGCGGCGCGAGCGGCCGATCGAACTCAGGCCTGTGGATCTGGAGCACTATACCAGCCGCGAGAAGCTCGACCCGCGCCAGAACATCTGGGTGCGCGTCAAGGAGGAGGTGGCTGACGACCGCCGCGTCCAGGCAGCGGTCCTCGCTTACCTGTCCGACATGACGCTGCTCGATACGTCGACCTTCGCACACGGACGGATCCTGGCCGACCCGGACATCCAGGCCGCGAGCCTCGACCACGCGATGTGGTTCCACCGTCCGGACAGGCTCGACGACTGGCTTCTCTATACTCAGGACAGTCCTTCGACCTCCGGCTCGCGCGGTTTCACCCGCGGCGCCCTCTATTCGCGCGACGGCACTTTGGTGGCCTCCGTTGCACAGGAGGGACTCATCCGCCTGCGAACCAAGCAGAAGCAGTAA
- a CDS encoding ubiquinone biosynthesis hydroxylase has translation MPEVKEPETAPGTRFDVLIAGAGYVGLATAVAMVAARPSLRVAVVDAAPAEVWRKDGRSSAIAAAACRMLEQLGCWQDIEPQAQAITEMIVTDSRTADPVRPVFLTFGGEVAPGEPFAHMVDNKVLNGALRKRAATLGIDIIEGVAVNHFEAGPSHVTVALADGISIDAKLLVAADGVRSKLRDMAGIKTVHWDYGQSGIVCTVAHERPHGGRAEEHFLPAGPFAILPLKPDEKGGNRSSIVWTERTEDADRIVAEDDLVFETELEQRFGLKLGEIHAAGPRKAWPLGLTLARAFVAPRFALAGDAAHGIHPIAGQGLNLGFRDAAALAEVVVEADRLGRDIGAIDVLEEYERWRRFDTVQMGVTTDVLNRLFSNDFGPLRALRDIGLGLVERMPRMKSFFIGQASGINPGAPRLLRGEAI, from the coding sequence ATGCCGGAAGTCAAGGAACCAGAGACGGCGCCCGGCACGCGGTTCGACGTGCTGATCGCGGGTGCTGGCTATGTGGGACTGGCGACGGCCGTGGCGATGGTCGCGGCGCGCCCGTCGCTTAGGGTCGCGGTGGTGGATGCCGCCCCGGCGGAGGTGTGGCGCAAGGACGGCCGTTCTTCGGCGATCGCCGCCGCCGCCTGTCGGATGCTCGAGCAGCTCGGTTGCTGGCAAGACATCGAGCCGCAGGCGCAGGCGATCACCGAGATGATCGTGACCGATTCCCGCACCGCCGACCCGGTGCGTCCCGTCTTCCTGACCTTCGGCGGGGAGGTCGCGCCGGGCGAGCCCTTCGCCCACATGGTCGACAACAAGGTGCTCAACGGTGCGCTGCGCAAGCGGGCTGCGACGCTGGGCATCGACATCATCGAGGGCGTGGCGGTGAACCATTTCGAGGCCGGCCCGTCGCATGTCACGGTTGCGCTGGCTGATGGAATCAGCATCGACGCGAAACTGCTCGTCGCCGCCGATGGCGTCCGCTCGAAGCTGCGCGACATGGCCGGCATCAAGACGGTCCACTGGGATTACGGCCAGTCCGGTATCGTCTGCACCGTGGCGCATGAACGACCGCATGGCGGGCGGGCCGAGGAGCATTTCCTGCCGGCCGGACCGTTCGCGATCCTGCCGCTGAAGCCCGACGAGAAGGGTGGCAACCGCTCCTCGATCGTCTGGACCGAGCGCACGGAGGATGCGGACCGGATCGTCGCCGAGGACGACCTCGTCTTCGAGACCGAGCTCGAGCAGCGCTTCGGGCTGAAACTCGGCGAGATCCATGCCGCGGGGCCCAGGAAAGCCTGGCCGCTGGGGCTGACGCTTGCCCGCGCCTTCGTCGCGCCACGCTTCGCGCTGGCTGGAGATGCCGCGCACGGCATTCATCCGATCGCAGGGCAGGGGCTGAACCTCGGCTTCCGCGACGCCGCCGCGCTGGCCGAAGTGGTGGTGGAGGCGGACCGGCTCGGACGGGATATCGGCGCGATCGACGTGCTGGAAGAATATGAGCGCTGGCGGCGCTTCGACACGGTGCAGATGGGGGTGACGACCGATGTGCTGAACCGGCTGTTCTCGAACGATTTCGGCCCGTTGCGGGCGCTGCGCGACATCGGGCTCGGGCTCGTCGAGCGGATGCCGCGGATGAAGAGCTTCTTCATTGGCCAGGCCTCAGGCATCAACCCGGGCGCGCCGCGGCTGCTGCGGGGTGAGGCGATCTGA
- a CDS encoding ammonium transporter produces the protein MTIMQRIAPMARTAALGALALGAMGTLAAFAQETAPAAAPAAEAAAPVMDKGDTAWMLVSTILVLFMILPGLALFYGGLVRAKNMLSVLMQCTMITAVVIIVWVLWGYSFSFGGGTGAFFGGFAKVFLSGVTADSTAATFSDGFVLPEYVFIAFQMTFACITPALIVGAFAERIKFRAVVLFVILWVTFVYFPIAHMVWDASGLIFTGAHAGGIAALDFAGGTVVHINAGIAGLVGSILVGKRLGYGKDNMAPHSMTLTMVGASILFVGWFGFNAGSNLEANGGAALAMINTFTATAGAIVAWVVIEGLMRGKASMLGAASGVVAGLVAVTPAAGLIGPVGAIFLGAIASAVCYYFVAVVKIKMGYDDSLDVFGIHGVGGIVGAIGTGIFTSTSLGGIGYADGVSMGGQVYSQIIAVLITIVWCGIGSAILYKIVDLIVGLRPTVEAEQQGLDLTSHGEVAYHS, from the coding sequence ATGACTATAATGCAACGAATTGCGCCGATGGCGCGCACGGCGGCGCTCGGAGCGCTCGCCCTGGGAGCGATGGGCACCCTCGCCGCCTTCGCACAGGAAACCGCGCCGGCGGCTGCCCCCGCGGCCGAGGCGGCCGCGCCCGTCATGGACAAGGGCGACACGGCGTGGATGCTCGTGTCCACCATCCTCGTCCTGTTCATGATCCTGCCGGGCCTCGCACTCTTCTACGGCGGCCTCGTGCGCGCCAAGAACATGCTGTCCGTGCTGATGCAGTGCACCATGATCACCGCGGTGGTCATCATCGTCTGGGTCCTGTGGGGCTACTCCTTCTCCTTCGGCGGCGGCACCGGTGCCTTCTTCGGCGGTTTTGCCAAGGTCTTCCTCTCCGGCGTCACCGCCGACAGCACCGCGGCGACCTTCTCGGACGGCTTCGTGCTGCCTGAATATGTCTTCATCGCCTTCCAGATGACCTTCGCCTGCATCACGCCGGCCCTGATCGTCGGCGCCTTCGCCGAGCGCATCAAGTTCCGCGCCGTGGTCCTGTTCGTCATCCTGTGGGTGACCTTCGTCTACTTCCCGATCGCCCACATGGTCTGGGATGCCAGCGGCCTGATCTTCACCGGCGCCCATGCCGGCGGTATCGCAGCCCTCGACTTCGCGGGCGGCACGGTCGTGCACATCAATGCCGGCATCGCGGGCCTCGTCGGCTCGATCCTCGTCGGCAAGCGTCTGGGCTACGGCAAGGACAACATGGCTCCGCACTCGATGACGCTGACCATGGTCGGCGCCTCGATCCTCTTCGTCGGCTGGTTCGGCTTCAACGCCGGCTCCAACCTCGAAGCCAATGGCGGCGCGGCGCTCGCGATGATCAACACCTTCACGGCCACCGCCGGCGCGATCGTCGCCTGGGTGGTCATCGAAGGCCTGATGCGCGGCAAGGCTTCGATGCTCGGCGCGGCTTCGGGCGTCGTCGCCGGCCTCGTGGCGGTCACTCCGGCGGCCGGCCTGATCGGCCCCGTCGGCGCCATCTTCCTCGGCGCGATCGCCAGCGCGGTGTGCTACTACTTCGTGGCCGTCGTGAAGATCAAAATGGGCTATGACGACTCGCTCGACGTGTTCGGCATCCACGGCGTCGGCGGCATTGTCGGCGCTATCGGCACCGGCATCTTCACCTCCACCTCGCTGGGCGGCATCGGCTATGCCGATGGCGTCTCGATGGGCGGCCAGGTCTACTCGCAGATCATCGCGGTCCTGATCACCATCGTCTGGTGCGGCATCGGCTCGGCGATCCTCTACAAGATCGTCGACCTGATCGTCGGCCTGCGTCCGACCGTCGAGGCCGAGCAGCAGGGCCTCGACCTCACCTCGCACGGCGAAGTGGCCTACCACTCGTAA
- a CDS encoding P-II family nitrogen regulator: MKIVMAIIKPFKLDEVREALTAVGIQGLTVTEVKGYGRQKGHTEIYRGAEYAVSFLPKLKIEIAVSSDMAEKAVEAISGAAKTGQIGDGKIFVYPIEQAVRIRTGETDNDAL; encoded by the coding sequence ATGAAAATCGTGATGGCAATCATCAAGCCGTTCAAGCTCGACGAGGTTCGCGAAGCGCTGACCGCCGTCGGGATCCAGGGCCTGACCGTCACCGAAGTCAAAGGTTATGGGCGTCAGAAGGGGCACACGGAAATCTATCGCGGCGCGGAATACGCCGTGAGCTTCCTCCCCAAGCTCAAGATCGAGATCGCGGTGAGCTCGGACATGGCGGAGAAGGCCGTCGAAGCCATTTCCGGCGCGGCCAAGACCGGCCAGATCGGTGACGGCAAGATCTTCGTCTACCCGATCGAGCAGGCCGTGCGCATCCGCACGGGCGAAACCGACAACGACGCGCTCTAA
- a CDS encoding OsmC family protein gives MDRHATAVWKGNLKEGAGTLDTQSGALKALPYSFKARFEDESGTSGTNPEELIAAAHAGCFAMQLSHFLAENGTPAESLEAKAVVALVPGTGITGSALTLTGKVPGIDAAKFKELAEKAKAGCPVSKALGAINVSLDAKLG, from the coding sequence ATGGACCGCCACGCTACAGCCGTTTGGAAGGGCAATCTGAAAGAGGGCGCCGGAACGCTCGACACGCAGAGCGGTGCGCTGAAGGCGCTGCCCTATTCGTTCAAGGCGCGCTTTGAGGATGAAAGCGGGACATCGGGGACGAATCCCGAGGAACTGATCGCCGCCGCTCACGCCGGCTGCTTCGCGATGCAGCTGTCGCATTTCCTGGCCGAGAACGGCACGCCGGCCGAGAGCCTGGAGGCCAAAGCCGTGGTGGCTCTGGTGCCGGGTACAGGGATCACCGGCAGCGCGCTGACGCTCACGGGCAAGGTGCCGGGCATCGATGCCGCCAAGTTCAAGGAGCTCGCCGAGAAGGCGAAGGCCGGATGCCCGGTGTCGAAGGCGCTCGGCGCGATCAACGTGTCGCTGGACGCAAAGCTCGGCTGA